In Paenibacillus ihbetae, the following are encoded in one genomic region:
- a CDS encoding YlaN family protein: MTSSDLQEQLNLKAISLLHEDADKILKLIEVQMENLATRYCPLYEEVLDTQMYGFSKEVDFAVRAGLLPESTGKQLISKLERNLALLYEAMNQSE; encoded by the coding sequence ATGACTTCATCTGATCTACAGGAACAGCTGAATCTTAAAGCGATCAGTCTTCTACATGAAGATGCAGATAAAATCCTAAAGCTTATTGAAGTACAGATGGAGAATCTGGCGACCCGTTATTGCCCTCTCTATGAGGAAGTGCTGGATACCCAAATGTACGGTTTTTCGAAAGAGGTCGATTTTGCGGTACGGGCCGGACTTCTTCCGGAAAGTACGGGAAAGCAGCTGATCAGCAAGCTTGAACGCAATCTGGCTCTCCTGTACGAAGCCATGAATCAATCCGAATAG
- the cax gene encoding calcium/proton exchanger: MMKKWLSPALLIVTFLLSAIGHYAGWNFTLQFILSSISVIFVAGFLGKATESVAHYAGQRLGGFLNATFGNAAELIIAILLIREGLYDMVKASITGSIIGNLLLVLGLSLFAGGLKFKIQKFNMTLAGLNGSLMTLAIIALFVPAVFLNTHSITEDETKLLSLIVAGILIVSYIAWLGFSMITHKEYLADVSEDKSDQDALPHEQEATWSKGRSVLYLVIATVMVAFVSEWLVGVLEPISHEYGLSELFIGAFLVAIIGNAAEHSAAIMLALKNKISAAVEIAVGSSLQIALFVAPVLVFVSFFMGDTMDLVFTTLELVAIGVAVFIARSITQDGASNWYEGLLLLAVYIILGVSFFLV, encoded by the coding sequence ATTATGAAAAAATGGTTGAGCCCGGCGCTTCTCATCGTGACCTTCCTGCTCAGCGCAATCGGTCATTATGCAGGGTGGAACTTTACCCTCCAGTTCATCCTTTCTTCCATTTCGGTCATCTTTGTCGCCGGTTTTCTGGGCAAAGCGACCGAAAGCGTCGCCCATTATGCAGGCCAGCGCCTTGGCGGCTTTCTGAACGCCACCTTCGGCAATGCCGCCGAGCTGATCATCGCTATCTTGCTGATTCGTGAAGGCCTGTACGATATGGTCAAGGCGAGCATCACCGGTTCGATCATCGGCAATTTGCTGCTCGTCCTCGGCCTGAGCCTGTTTGCGGGGGGACTCAAGTTTAAAATCCAGAAATTCAACATGACGCTGGCAGGGCTGAACGGCTCTCTTATGACGCTGGCCATCATCGCACTATTCGTTCCCGCTGTCTTCCTGAATACCCACTCGATTACGGAAGACGAAACGAAGCTGCTCAGCCTGATCGTCGCAGGAATTCTGATCGTCTCCTACATAGCATGGCTCGGCTTCTCCATGATCACGCATAAGGAGTATCTGGCTGATGTCAGCGAAGATAAGAGCGACCAGGATGCGCTACCGCATGAGCAAGAAGCGACCTGGTCGAAGGGACGCTCCGTTCTGTACCTCGTCATTGCAACGGTTATGGTCGCCTTCGTCAGTGAATGGCTTGTCGGCGTGCTGGAGCCGATCAGCCACGAATACGGCCTCAGCGAGCTGTTTATCGGTGCATTTCTAGTCGCCATCATCGGTAACGCGGCCGAGCACAGCGCAGCGATCATGCTGGCTCTGAAAAACAAGATCAGCGCAGCCGTCGAAATTGCGGTCGGCAGCAGCCTGCAGATCGCCCTGTTCGTGGCCCCCGTCCTTGTGTTCGTCAGCTTCTTTATGGGCGACACGATGGATCTCGTATTCACGACGCTCGAGCTTGTGGCGATCGGGGTTGCCGTATTCATTGCCAGATCCATCACCCAGGACGGCGCCTCCAACTGGTACGAGGGCTTGCTGCTGTTGGCTGTGTATATCATCCTTGGCGTGTCCTTCTTCCTCGTCTAG
- a CDS encoding HPr family phosphocarrier protein, with translation MSNNNTAIVEISQTASKFSSSIVLQAENKYIDVKSILGLFTTLVSNQSYELHVHGPDADEAKQAMIDVFNKHGLNVSVVAE, from the coding sequence ATGTCCAATAACAACACAGCGATCGTAGAAATTTCGCAAACGGCCAGTAAGTTCTCATCCTCCATCGTCTTGCAGGCGGAGAACAAGTACATCGACGTGAAGAGTATTTTGGGCCTGTTCACCACGCTGGTGAGCAACCAAAGCTACGAGCTGCATGTACACGGACCTGATGCTGACGAAGCTAAGCAAGCAATGATCGACGTATTTAACAAGCATGGCTTGAATGTCTCCGTCGTGGCTGAATAA
- a CDS encoding Asp23/Gls24 family envelope stress response protein translates to MTEQLQLDNGLIRISDDVVSKIAGLAALETPGIAAMSGGLSEGWAKRLSGKNVQKGVTVEVGQLEAAIDLRIIVLYETPIHEVCRMLQQNVREAVESMTGLRVVEVNVKVEGVAFKDDEIDDLPQRAK, encoded by the coding sequence ATGACGGAACAACTTCAACTGGATAACGGTTTGATTCGGATATCGGATGATGTCGTATCGAAAATTGCCGGACTGGCAGCCTTGGAGACACCAGGAATTGCAGCGATGTCCGGCGGATTGTCGGAGGGCTGGGCCAAGCGGCTGAGCGGTAAAAATGTGCAGAAGGGTGTTACGGTAGAGGTAGGGCAGCTTGAGGCCGCAATCGATTTGCGCATCATCGTGCTCTATGAGACACCTATACATGAAGTGTGCCGCATGCTTCAGCAGAACGTCCGCGAAGCGGTCGAGAGCATGACAGGGCTTCGTGTCGTCGAGGTTAACGTCAAGGTCGAAGGCGTGGCGTTCAAGGATGACGAAATCGACGATCTTCCGCAGCGCGCGAAATAA